The Argentina anserina chromosome 3, drPotAnse1.1, whole genome shotgun sequence genome includes a region encoding these proteins:
- the LOC126788000 gene encoding GATA transcription factor 11-like, with product MTAVSSDVTKLPKRESNMDALPLDDNINQLLEHFCDVDTIKALDFPMEDIDANDEDWRTQLQRLEPYYESSFQYLSTSYEGTSGVTAITNAGRSSLQSHDCFDQKHMHLIPTHSPVSVLKSQSESQSSGSAQHLRPLEPFISIRSSEPSFVNPVKKKRTQCRRARPANFSHRFTFPCASPKSSISDNFYRFETFLTDEMLNPDKRRQRKKNPSFQETCEISETKSCMEPGDSRETKRCTHCAVTKTPQWREGPLGPKTLCNACGVRYRSGRLFPEYRPAASPTFVPAVHSNSHKKVIELRSKGCQGS from the exons ATGACGGCCGTCTCTTCTGACGTCACCAAGCTCCCGAAGCGCGAG AGTAATATGGATGCTTTGCCTTTGGATGATAACATTAATCAACTGTTGGAGCACTTTTGTGATGTCGATACCATTAAGGCACTTGATTTCCCCATGGAGGACATTGATGCCAACGACGAGGATTGGAGGACTCAACTCCAGCGTCTTGAGCCTTACTATGAGTCAAGTTTCCAGTACCTTTCAACTTCG TATGAAGGTACCTCGGGTGTTACTGCTATAACCAACGCTGGCAGAAGCAGTCTCCAAAGCCATGATTGTTTTGATCAAAAGCACATGCACCTGATTCCAACCCATAGTCCAGTCTCTGTACTAAAAAGCCAGAGTGAAAGCCAAAGTTCTGGCTCGGCTCAACACCTGAGACCCTTGGAGCCTTTCATCAGCATCAGATCCTCTGAACCCAGTTTTGTCAACCCAGTGAAGAAGAAGCGCACACAATGCAGGCGTGCACGCCCTGCTAATTTCAGTCACCGGTTCACGTTCCCTTGTGCCTCGCCCAAGTCCTCCATCTCTGACAATTTTTATCGTTTTGAGACCTTTCTGACTGACGAGATGTTGAATCCTGATAAGAGAAGACAAAGGAAAAAGAACCCCTCATTTCAGGAAACATGTGAGATTAGTGAGACCAAAAGTTGCATGGAACCGGGGGATAGTCGTGAGACTAAAAGATGCACACATTGTGCAGTTACAAAGACCCCACAGTGGAGGGAAGGTCCTCTTGGTCCAAAGACCCTCTGCAACGCATGTGGGGTTCGTTACAGGTCTGGCCGGCTCTTTCCCGAGTACCGCCCTGCAGCAAGTCCTACGTTCGTTCCAGCAGTGCATTCAAACTCCCACAAGAAGGTTATAGAGTTGAGAAGTAAGGGATGCCAAGGGAGCTAG